One segment of Pyricularia oryzae 70-15 chromosome 3, whole genome shotgun sequence DNA contains the following:
- a CDS encoding mitochondrial export translocase Oxa1: MIPSRGLSRCLPRQRLDVKSLSKSPTSTRQFGTAIRTTNGGSKTLRASQAIGLLGGRRTVGVSAAAAGLMAQNYLRAPPQARSLSLWPWSSGLSGGDKFPETAEAATSSAASSSTPAAAAEAAPIPEAAAASQPTTDLSGAADPASSIDPSGATASVGDVLDGSHYLNLASDHIGYLRELGLNFGWGPSSMAQWGIEHLHVWGSMPWWAAILGYAIVTRLMLLKPSIDAFVQQRKLQALKKDPRGKAAFDKMSQMMSGGSSSTTELLAARADVQRLQRAVGISTWKIALPMIQMPIGIGVFRVTSACADLPVPSFETGGFMWLMDLTSPDPFYILPLASAGMMYVMLQHSMKMSPDASQTAMFKAVQYVLTPISFLVSLKLNAALQLYFIASAGLQAAQTLILSRPAVGKALGVDQLNMPEKVVNTDKIVWEAPREIQTTATVPKPAADELDVNTSNPITNMKNTMSSVRGKLNSFAERGNAKKTVQDAAAYEDRRALEEKERYYARREQAVRRTRERSNR; this comes from the exons ATGATTCCAAGCAGAGGATTATCTAGGTGCCTGCCGAGGCAAAGGCTCGATGTCAAG TCTCTATCGAAATCCCCTACGAGCACCAGGCAGTTCGGCACAGCTATCCGCACCACCAATGGAGGCTCAAAAACGCTTAGAGCGTCACAGGCGATTGGCCTGCTTGGTGGGAGGAGGACAGTTGGTGTcagcgccgctgccgccggtcTGATGGCGCAAAATTACCTGAGGGCACCGCCGCAGGCTCGAAGCCTTTCCCTCTGGCCGTGGAGCAGCGGCCTCAGTGGCGGCGACAAGTTCCCCGAGACTGCAGAAGCAGCGACCTCGTCTGCAGCATCATCATCGacccccgccgccgcagcagaAGCCGCCCCTATCCCCGAGGCGGCCGCCGCATCCCAACCAACAACCGACTTGAGCGGCGCTGCCGACCCTGCTTCCTCGATAGACCCAAGCGGCGCAACCGCCTCGGTCGGTGATGTACTCGATGGTTCGCACTACCTCAACCTCGCCTCGGACCATATTGGCTACCTTCGCGAGTTGGGCCTCAACTTTGGCTGGGGACCCAGCTCCATGGCGCAGTGGGGAATAGAACACTTGCACGTTTGGGGTAGTATGCCATGGTGGGCTGCCATCCTGGGATACGCAATCGTCACAAGGCTTATGCTCCTCAAGCCATCAATCGACGCGTTTGTTCAGCAGAGGAAGCTTCAGGCCCTCAAGAAGGACCCTCGAGGAAAGGCGGCCTTTGACAAGATGTCGCAGATGATGTCTGGAGGCTCGTCATCGACCACCGAGCTCTTGGCGGCACGTGCCGACGTTCAGAGGCTGCAGAGGGCTGTGGGTATCAGCACGTGGAAGATTGCTCTGCCAATGATCCAGATGCCCATCGGTATCGGTGTTTTCCGTGTCACCAGCGCCTGCGCCGACCTTCCCGTCCCCAGCTTCGAAACCGGCGGCTTCATGTGGCTTATGGACTTGACTTCGCCGGATCCTTTCTACATACTCCCCCTCGCTTCCGCGGGCATGATGTACGTGATGCTCCAGCACTCGATGAAGATGTCGCCGGATGCGTCTCAGACGGCCATGTTCAAAGCGGTCCAATACGTCCTTACTCCCATATCCTTCCTCGTCTCCCTCAAGTTGAACGCCGCTCTTCAGCTCTACTTCATCGCCAGCGCGGGTCTGCAAGCCGCGCAGACTCTGATCTTGAGCCGCCCGGCCGTCGGCAAAGCCCTCGGGGTTGACCAGCTGAACATGCCCGAAAAGGTTGTCAATACCGACAAGATTGTATGGGAGGCCCCCAGGGAGATCCAAACGACGGCCACGGTTCCaaagccagctgccgacgagCTCGATGTCAACACCAGCAACCCGATCACCAACATGAAGAACACCATGTCCAGCGTCCGGGGAAAGCTTAACAGCTTCGCCGAGCGGGGCAACGCAAAGAAGACTGTCCAGGACGCCGCCGCTTACGAGGATAGGCGCGCgctggaggagaaggagcgaTACTATGCGCGACGCGAGCAGGCTGTTCGACGCACTAGGGAGCGTTCCAACCGATGA